One genomic window of Leptotrichia shahii includes the following:
- a CDS encoding NAD(P)-dependent oxidoreductase yields the protein MKKNLKIVYLDRITAGPIDLKEKFDKYGEYIEYEDTEIGKIDERIEDVDVVITTRIKLGKKQFEKAKKLKLILITATGFNHIDVKSANEFGIKVANVSGYSTNSVAQLAITFLLNELTPVNKYFEEVKNGKWIDIDAPDYQKYPIDDVEGKILGIVGFGNIGKKVAQMAEALGMKVMVAKNNEKDYKKVEENGVLRYDLDEVLEKCDVLTLHIPLTNSTRNLINLEKMKKMKRSARILNLARGPVINQDDLYFALKNKIIKSAAIDVTSVEPIEKNSKLFELDNIVITPHIAWKSEKSMLALMNDVEKNLKLFLEGKLEGLK from the coding sequence ATGAAAAAAAATTTAAAAATAGTGTATCTGGATAGAATTACAGCTGGACCAATTGATTTAAAGGAAAAGTTTGATAAATATGGTGAATATATTGAATATGAAGATACTGAAATAGGAAAAATTGATGAAAGAATAGAAGATGTGGATGTTGTAATAACAACTAGAATAAAACTTGGAAAAAAGCAGTTTGAGAAGGCTAAGAAACTTAAATTGATACTTATTACAGCGACTGGCTTTAATCATATTGATGTGAAAAGTGCGAATGAGTTTGGAATAAAGGTGGCAAATGTTTCAGGTTATTCGACTAATTCTGTTGCACAGCTGGCAATTACTTTTCTTTTAAATGAATTAACACCTGTTAATAAATATTTTGAGGAAGTAAAAAATGGTAAATGGATTGATATTGATGCTCCTGATTATCAGAAATATCCGATTGATGATGTGGAGGGGAAAATTTTAGGAATTGTGGGATTTGGAAATATTGGGAAAAAAGTTGCTCAGATGGCAGAAGCATTGGGAATGAAAGTAATGGTTGCTAAAAATAATGAAAAGGATTATAAAAAAGTTGAAGAGAATGGAGTTTTACGGTATGATTTGGATGAAGTTCTAGAAAAATGCGATGTTTTAACACTTCATATACCATTGACTAATTCAACACGAAATCTTATAAATCTTGAAAAAATGAAAAAAATGAAAAGGAGTGCTAGAATTTTGAATTTAGCACGAGGACCAGTTATAAATCAGGATGATCTGTATTTTGCATTAAAAAATAAAATAATAAAATCAGCAGCTATTGATGTAACGAGTGTTGAGCCAATTGAAAAAAATTCTAAATTATTTGAATTGGACAACATTGTAATTACTCCACACATTGCATGGAAGTCTGAAAAAAGTATGCTGGCACTTATGAATGATGTTGAAAAAAATTTGAAATTGTT
- a CDS encoding HAD family hydrolase has product MKGNKTRNVAAFFDIDGTIYRDSLLIEHFKMLVQYEYIDMMTWEGKVKEKFSKWENRTGDYDDYLDELVQTYMEALKNFSKEDMDFIAKRVMKLKGDKVYRYTRERLKYHKEKEHKVIIISGSPDFLVSKMAERYGVEDYRASIYEVNENGIFTGNVIPMWDAKSKQKAIADFCKKYDIDLKKSYAYGDTTGDLTMFKNVGNAIAINPAKKLLQKIKRDKELKEKVMIVVERKDVIYKLKADVSII; this is encoded by the coding sequence GTGAAAGGAAATAAAACTAGAAATGTGGCGGCATTTTTTGATATCGATGGAACAATTTACAGAGATTCGCTGTTAATTGAACATTTTAAGATGCTTGTTCAGTATGAGTATATTGATATGATGACTTGGGAAGGGAAAGTTAAGGAAAAATTTTCCAAGTGGGAGAATAGAACTGGAGATTATGATGATTATTTAGATGAGCTTGTGCAGACTTATATGGAGGCATTGAAAAATTTTAGCAAGGAGGATATGGACTTTATTGCTAAAAGGGTGATGAAGTTAAAAGGTGATAAAGTTTATCGGTATACACGGGAAAGGTTGAAATATCACAAGGAGAAAGAGCATAAGGTTATAATTATTTCAGGAAGTCCAGATTTTCTTGTTAGTAAAATGGCTGAAAGATACGGCGTTGAAGATTACAGGGCTTCTATTTATGAAGTTAATGAAAATGGGATTTTTACAGGGAATGTCATTCCAATGTGGGATGCTAAAAGTAAGCAGAAGGCAATAGCAGACTTTTGTAAAAAGTATGACATTGATTTGAAAAAATCGTATGCCTATGGAGATACAACGGGAGATCTGACAATGTTTAAAAATGTAGGAAATGCCATCGCTATAAATCCAGCAAAAAAATTATTGCAAAAAATAAAGCGGGACAAGGAATTAAAGGAAAAAGTTATGATTGTTGTGGAAAGAAAGGATGTTATTTATAAATTGAAGGCAGATGTCAGCATTATATAG
- a CDS encoding HAD family hydrolase, with the protein MKYDLVIFDLDGTLMDTSKSITKTVNSAMEELGKKQYFIDECVKFVGGGVSGLARNILEKEKYEDVTNEEMEKVIRKYYDIYFDYGVEPYEGIPELLDFLEQNDVKKGIVTNKDHETALSAVDKKLSKWKFDGIFGSNEKEYPNKPNPYNVDRMAQNLNIPKEKILFVGDMLVDVNTAKNAGIDIVYCKWGFGEVKGEDGIEEDVKVSSVQEIMKRIK; encoded by the coding sequence ATGAAATATGATTTAGTTATATTTGATTTGGACGGGACGCTTATGGATACGTCAAAATCTATTACAAAGACTGTAAATTCAGCGATGGAAGAACTTGGGAAAAAGCAGTATTTTATTGATGAGTGTGTAAAATTTGTTGGTGGTGGAGTTTCAGGGCTTGCACGGAATATTTTGGAAAAAGAGAAATATGAGGATGTAACGAATGAGGAAATGGAAAAGGTTATAAGAAAATATTACGATATTTACTTTGACTATGGTGTCGAACCTTATGAAGGAATACCTGAATTGCTTGATTTTTTAGAGCAAAATGACGTGAAAAAAGGTATTGTAACAAACAAGGATCATGAAACAGCCTTGTCTGCTGTTGATAAAAAATTATCTAAATGGAAATTTGATGGGATATTTGGCTCAAATGAAAAGGAATATCCAAATAAGCCGAATCCTTATAATGTTGATAGAATGGCACAAAACTTAAATATTCCAAAAGAAAAAATATTATTTGTTGGAGATATGCTTGTGGACGTAAATACAGCTAAAAATGCTGGAATTGACATTGTTTACTGCAAATGGGGATTTGGCGAAGTAAAAGGCGAGGATGGAATTGAAGAAGATGTGAAGGTGTCTAGTGTTCAGGAGATTATGAAAAGAATAAAATAA
- a CDS encoding DUF896 domain-containing protein, protein MEDIIKKINEFSKLARERELTEEEKKEREKYRKMYIEKFKESVRGHLDSIKVVRVDDDGNPIDDDGNVIEPEA, encoded by the coding sequence ATGGAAGACATTATAAAAAAAATAAATGAATTTTCAAAATTGGCACGTGAGAGAGAATTGACGGAAGAAGAGAAGAAAGAGCGAGAAAAATATAGAAAAATGTATATTGAAAAGTTTAAGGAAAGTGTGAGAGGGCATTTGGATAGCATTAAGGTTGTTAGAGTGGATGACGATGGGAATCCAATTGATGATGACGGGAATGTTATTGAACCTGAAGCGTAA
- a CDS encoding FAD-dependent oxidoreductase has translation MKKYDAVIIGFGKGGKTLAGFLAGKGQNVALIEKSDKMYGGTCINIGCIPTKKLVDSTKVLKNKGLNGIEEKERFYEESINNKNTLIGALRGKNYEMLATKENIDIYDGFGSFASKNVVNIESNGENVQIEGEKIFINTGSTTIIPGIKGLKESNHVYTSTSIMELKELPKKLTVLGAGYIGLEFASMYADFGSEVTVIDLAQRLMPREDEEIADRAKAIFEAKGVKFLLESKIEEIVDKNGKGYVQILQGASKIEIESDAILVAIGRRPNTEGLNLEAAGVKTDEKGAVVVDETLKTTADNIWAMGDVKGGLQFTYISLDDFRIIRDNLYNGGNRTVNDRNVIPYSVFINPPLSRVGMTESEAIAKGYEVKTGRLEAMAIPKAKIEGVTDGLLKAVIDAKTDKILGCTLLCNTSHEMINIVAAAMKAEQKYTFLKDMIFTHPTMSEALNDLFGSVK, from the coding sequence ATGAAAAAATATGATGCAGTAATAATTGGATTTGGAAAAGGTGGAAAAACTCTGGCAGGATTTTTGGCTGGGAAAGGTCAGAATGTCGCTTTGATTGAGAAATCGGACAAGATGTATGGAGGGACTTGTATAAATATTGGATGTATTCCTACGAAAAAGCTTGTTGACAGTACAAAAGTTCTTAAAAATAAAGGGTTAAATGGCATTGAAGAAAAAGAAAGATTTTATGAAGAAAGTATAAATAATAAAAATACACTGATTGGTGCATTGCGTGGAAAAAATTATGAAATGCTGGCTACAAAGGAAAATATTGATATTTACGATGGATTTGGAAGTTTTGCTTCAAAAAATGTAGTTAATATTGAAAGCAATGGTGAAAATGTTCAGATTGAAGGAGAAAAGATATTTATAAATACAGGTTCGACTACAATAATTCCTGGTATAAAAGGGCTTAAAGAAAGTAACCATGTGTATACAAGCACTTCGATTATGGAATTGAAGGAACTTCCTAAAAAATTGACTGTTTTAGGAGCAGGGTACATTGGACTGGAATTTGCTTCGATGTATGCTGATTTTGGGTCAGAAGTTACAGTGATTGATTTGGCACAAAGACTTATGCCTAGAGAAGATGAAGAAATTGCTGATAGGGCAAAGGCTATATTTGAGGCAAAAGGGGTTAAATTTTTACTGGAATCAAAAATTGAGGAAATTGTTGATAAAAATGGAAAAGGATATGTGCAAATTTTACAAGGAGCAAGTAAGATTGAAATTGAATCAGACGCAATTCTTGTGGCAATTGGAAGAAGACCTAATACAGAAGGACTTAATTTAGAAGCAGCAGGAGTAAAAACTGACGAAAAAGGTGCGGTTGTAGTTGATGAAACATTGAAAACAACAGCTGATAATATTTGGGCAATGGGAGATGTGAAAGGTGGACTTCAATTCACATATATTTCTCTTGATGACTTTAGAATAATAAGAGATAATCTTTACAATGGAGGAAATAGAACAGTAAATGACAGAAATGTAATTCCATATAGTGTATTCATAAATCCGCCATTATCAAGAGTTGGAATGACTGAAAGTGAAGCGATTGCCAAAGGATATGAAGTAAAAACAGGAAGACTTGAAGCAATGGCAATTCCAAAAGCAAAAATAGAAGGTGTAACAGATGGACTGCTTAAAGCAGTTATAGATGCAAAAACAGATAAAATACTGGGATGTACTTTATTATGCAACACTTCCCACGAAATGATAAACATCGTTGCAGCGGCTATGAAAGCTGAACAAAAATATACATTCCTAAAAGATATGATATTTACTCATCCAACAATGAGTGAGGCTTTGAATGATTTATTTGGAAGCGTGAAATAA
- a CDS encoding tetratricopeptide repeat protein, which produces MKKIILILVSVLFLVSCSGNIPFSEEEKGALKKAKMEIAEMKKNPTMAEKERILQKGREVQRKYLRIGVVYFKSVEKDIPMTDYYLARNYSARGENEEALKWARKGSDRGVKEASAFAGQIYANQRDEMNARKYYIKAMDQGDYREDTLFRVWVYGERKEIDSEVVEAFKRNLNKNIEVKNTLAFYYQRHDCFDEAEKLYKELVNEKYPNAERLLGELYMSKKDYGKAEEWLLKESEKLFSHSENNVKYIEEKRARLLRLLAKVYEMKGDYGKAENNLLKAKELAHKELALTSLAELYEKQGKYNQAIKINEELKELKK; this is translated from the coding sequence ATGAAAAAGATAATTTTAATTTTGGTAAGTGTATTATTTTTAGTGAGCTGTAGTGGGAATATTCCTTTCTCGGAGGAGGAAAAAGGAGCTTTAAAAAAGGCAAAAATGGAAATTGCTGAAATGAAGAAAAATCCAACAATGGCAGAAAAGGAAAGAATTTTGCAAAAGGGTAGAGAAGTTCAGAGAAAATATTTACGGATTGGGGTAGTGTATTTTAAAAGTGTGGAAAAGGACATTCCGATGACAGATTATTATCTGGCAAGAAACTATAGTGCGAGAGGAGAAAATGAAGAGGCACTGAAATGGGCAAGAAAAGGCTCGGATAGAGGAGTAAAGGAAGCAAGTGCATTTGCAGGGCAGATTTATGCTAATCAGAGAGATGAAATGAATGCAAGAAAATATTATATAAAAGCAATGGATCAGGGAGATTATAGGGAAGATACCTTGTTTAGAGTGTGGGTATATGGAGAAAGGAAAGAAATTGATAGCGAAGTGGTGGAAGCGTTTAAAAGAAATTTAAATAAAAATATTGAGGTAAAAAATACTTTGGCTTTTTATTATCAGAGGCATGATTGCTTTGATGAAGCTGAAAAACTCTACAAGGAGCTTGTTAATGAAAAATATCCGAATGCAGAAAGACTTTTAGGGGAACTTTATATGTCGAAAAAAGATTATGGCAAAGCTGAAGAATGGTTATTAAAAGAATCGGAAAAATTGTTTTCACATTCAGAAAACAATGTAAAATATATTGAAGAAAAAAGAGCAAGATTATTGCGTCTGTTAGCAAAAGTTTACGAAATGAAAGGAGATTATGGCAAGGCTGAAAATAACCTTTTAAAAGCAAAAGAACTTGCACATAAGGAACTTGCGTTAACGAGCTTGGCAGAGCTGTATGAAAAGCAAGGAAAATATAATCAAGCTATAAAAATAAATGAAGAATTGAAAGAGTTAAAAAAATAG
- a CDS encoding Txe/YoeB family addiction module toxin, whose product MNLIWNNEAWEEYLQWQKQDKKIVKKINEIIKDIKRNGNEGIGKPEPLKHELSGYWSRRITDKHRFIYKLTETSIVVIACANHYK is encoded by the coding sequence ATGAATCTGATTTGGAATAATGAGGCTTGGGAAGAATATCTCCAATGGCAGAAACAGGATAAAAAAATAGTCAAAAAAATAAATGAAATAATAAAAGACATCAAAAGAAACGGCAATGAAGGAATAGGAAAGCCTGAGCCTTTAAAGCATGAACTGAGTGGATATTGGAGCAGAAGAATTACAGATAAGCACAGGTTTATATATAAACTGACAGAAACAAGTATAGTAGTTATCGCCTGTGCAAATCATTATAAATAA
- a CDS encoding type II toxin-antitoxin system Phd/YefM family antitoxin has translation MIATNYSNVRNNLKKYCDKATDDYETVIITRKNDKNVVLMSEEEYNNLMENFYIMSNKKYYNELLKRKEEVEAGNVQIHDIIEVE, from the coding sequence ATGATAGCTACAAATTATTCAAATGTAAGAAATAATTTAAAAAAATATTGTGATAAGGCAACTGATGATTATGAAACAGTCATTATAACAAGAAAAAACGATAAAAATGTGGTGCTGATGAGTGAAGAGGAGTATAACAATTTGATGGAAAATTTTTACATCATGTCAAATAAGAAATATTATAATGAACTGTTAAAAAGAAAAGAAGAAGTAGAGGCGGGAAATGTACAAATACATGATATAATTGAGGTGGAATAA
- a CDS encoding MATE family efflux transporter, protein MGKTKAINERKTKFGTEPVGKLLISLAVPAIIANLVNALYNVVDQIFIGQKIGFLGNAATNVAFPLTTICLAIGLMTGVGAATNFNLELGRKRPKRAKSVAGTAATILLLSGVILCILINIFLKSMLTAFGATDQIFNYAIEYTQITSLGIPFLLFSIGANPMVRADGNAFYSMLAIVIGAVTNTILDPLFMFGFDMGMDGAAWATVIGQFISAVMLGLYFFRFKSVKFELKDFKIKIREIGILFALGTSPFIFQCSALIIQIVTNNLLKVYGANSIYGSEIPIAVAGIVMKINVIFIAILLGLTQGAQPIAGFNYGAKKYSRVWEILKLTLKVAFIISLVSFAVFQIFPIQIISIFGKGSNLYFKYGTKYMRVFLFFIFLNGIQGAITMFLTSIGKASQGAFLSLVRQIISLLPLLIILPHFMGVDGIMFAFPIADFIAFAVSVIVLKGEMKKIPKKDETY, encoded by the coding sequence ATGGGAAAAACGAAAGCAATAAATGAACGAAAAACTAAATTTGGTACAGAACCTGTTGGAAAATTGCTGATTTCACTTGCGGTTCCTGCTATCATTGCTAACTTGGTTAATGCTCTTTACAATGTTGTGGATCAGATTTTTATTGGACAAAAAATTGGGTTTCTTGGGAATGCGGCTACAAATGTGGCTTTTCCGCTTACGACGATTTGTCTTGCGATTGGGCTTATGACTGGAGTTGGAGCTGCGACTAATTTTAATTTAGAATTGGGAAGAAAGCGTCCAAAAAGGGCAAAAAGTGTGGCTGGAACTGCGGCTACAATACTACTTTTAAGTGGTGTTATTTTGTGTATATTAATTAATATTTTTTTAAAATCAATGTTGACGGCATTTGGAGCTACCGATCAAATTTTTAATTATGCGATTGAATATACTCAGATTACATCTCTTGGGATACCTTTTTTACTATTTTCAATAGGAGCAAATCCTATGGTAAGAGCTGATGGAAACGCCTTTTATTCAATGCTTGCAATAGTTATTGGAGCAGTTACAAATACTATTCTTGACCCGCTGTTTATGTTTGGATTTGATATGGGAATGGATGGTGCCGCTTGGGCGACTGTAATTGGGCAATTTATCTCAGCAGTTATGCTAGGATTATATTTTTTTAGATTTAAAAGTGTAAAATTTGAATTGAAGGATTTTAAGATAAAAATACGAGAAATTGGAATTTTGTTTGCATTAGGAACATCACCTTTTATTTTCCAATGTTCTGCGTTAATCATTCAAATTGTGACAAATAATTTACTGAAAGTATACGGTGCAAACTCTATTTATGGAAGTGAAATCCCTATTGCCGTGGCTGGAATCGTTATGAAAATAAATGTTATATTCATAGCAATCCTTTTAGGATTAACCCAAGGGGCACAGCCCATCGCAGGATTTAATTATGGTGCAAAAAAATATAGCAGAGTTTGGGAAATACTAAAACTAACATTAAAAGTGGCATTTATTATTTCATTGGTTTCATTTGCGGTATTTCAAATTTTCCCAATCCAAATAATCTCTATTTTTGGTAAAGGAAGCAATTTATATTTTAAATACGGAACAAAGTATATGAGAGTCTTTTTATTCTTTATATTCCTAAACGGTATTCAAGGTGCGATTACAATGTTTTTAACTTCCATTGGAAAGGCTTCCCAAGGAGCTTTTCTATCACTTGTAAGACAAATTATATCACTTTTGCCATTGCTGATAATTTTACCGCATTTTATGGGAGTTGACGGAATTATGTTTGCATTCCCAATAGCAGATTTCATAGCTTTTGCAGTGTCGGTTATTGTTTTGAAAGGTGAAATGAAAAAAATTCCAAAAAAAGATGAAACTTATTAA
- a CDS encoding Gfo/Idh/MocA family protein, with amino-acid sequence MGEKIEKELKWAVLGTGIIANEMAQALEKMGKKLYAVANRTHSKAVEFAEKYGVQKVYDKIEDMFTDEKTDIIYITTPHNTHIKFMIEALKNRKHVLCEKSITLNSEELEEAVKIAKEKNLILGEAMTIFNMPLYTKLLEIVNSGKLGDVKMIQVNFGSYKEYDMNNRFFNRNLAGGALLDIGVYAISIARLFMTSKPDNVLSQVKYAPTGVDEQASIIMMNKEQQMSTIALTLHSKQPKRVVIACEKAYIEITEYPRADKAKIVYTETGEVEEITAGMTSNALQYELQNMEESVKTGINKMKLEYTIDIMDIMTKLRKEWGMTYPEEE; translated from the coding sequence ATGGGAGAAAAAATAGAAAAAGAATTAAAATGGGCTGTGCTGGGGACTGGCATAATTGCAAATGAGATGGCACAGGCTCTTGAAAAAATGGGGAAAAAACTTTATGCAGTAGCAAACAGGACACATAGCAAGGCTGTGGAATTTGCAGAGAAATACGGAGTTCAAAAAGTTTATGATAAAATAGAAGATATGTTTACAGATGAGAAAACTGATATAATCTACATTACAACACCCCATAATACGCATATAAAGTTTATGATTGAAGCACTTAAAAATAGGAAGCACGTATTATGTGAAAAATCAATTACATTAAATAGCGAAGAACTTGAAGAAGCAGTAAAAATTGCAAAGGAAAAAAATCTTATTCTTGGAGAAGCAATGACAATTTTCAATATGCCACTTTATACTAAACTTTTAGAAATTGTAAACTCAGGTAAACTGGGGGATGTGAAAATGATACAGGTTAATTTTGGAAGTTACAAGGAATATGATATGAATAACAGATTTTTCAACAGGAATCTGGCAGGAGGGGCATTGCTTGATATAGGAGTTTATGCTATTTCTATCGCAAGGCTGTTTATGACTTCAAAACCAGATAATGTACTTTCACAGGTGAAGTATGCACCAACTGGAGTAGATGAACAGGCAAGTATAATTATGATGAATAAGGAACAGCAAATGTCAACAATAGCACTTACACTTCACTCAAAACAGCCAAAAAGAGTTGTAATTGCATGTGAGAAAGCATATATTGAAATTACTGAATACCCAAGGGCTGATAAGGCTAAAATAGTTTATACTGAAACTGGCGAAGTTGAAGAAATTACAGCAGGAATGACATCAAATGCACTTCAGTATGAACTTCAGAATATGGAAGAGTCTGTAAAAACAGGAATTAATAAAATGAAACTGGAATATACGATAGATATTATGGATATTATGACAAAATTACGTAAGGAATGGGGAATGACTTATCCTGAAGAAGAATAG
- a CDS encoding DUF4431 domain-containing protein, protein MKKIIFFIIFLLLLSCGKNEDVANSDNLANSNKFSNNNENIKKTNNEKSTANNEKSTEEEIKNMVTIWNTASSNADFNTLERILGDKIDYYQSLVSRNYYIADQKRFFQKNPVYSQRIVGDIIVTRLSDNKMLAKFVKEVSTKRETKEYPSYLTFENVNGSWKLVVESDAVSDANIARIRQKKNNGQEKEQRRQPVIITPNKSQYYYSSSITLVGTLIHRKYQTTEIFLLRLSTPITVIGDAEDSPTETNVQEIQLMGNATLSLFNKDVLGKRVQITGELFHSHTGHHYTQVLILASNINFLN, encoded by the coding sequence ATGAAAAAAATTATATTTTTCATAATATTTTTATTACTACTATCATGCGGGAAAAATGAAGATGTCGCTAATTCAGATAATTTGGCTAATTCTAACAAATTTAGTAATAATAATGAAAATATAAAAAAAACTAACAATGAAAAAAGCACTGCTAATAATGAAAAAAGTACTGAAGAAGAGATAAAAAATATGGTCACTATATGGAATACAGCTTCCAGTAATGCTGATTTTAACACTTTGGAAAGAATATTGGGAGATAAGATTGACTATTATCAGTCTTTAGTTTCTAGAAATTATTACATTGCAGATCAGAAAAGGTTTTTTCAAAAAAATCCTGTTTATAGTCAAAGAATAGTGGGCGACATTATAGTTACACGACTTTCTGATAACAAAATGCTAGCAAAATTTGTTAAGGAAGTGTCTACAAAGCGTGAGACAAAAGAATACCCATCATATCTAACTTTTGAAAATGTTAATGGCAGCTGGAAATTAGTAGTGGAAAGTGATGCTGTTTCAGACGCCAATATTGCAAGGATAAGACAGAAAAAAAATAATGGTCAAGAAAAAGAGCAAAGACGACAACCTGTTATTATAACTCCTAACAAGTCACAATACTATTACAGTTCTTCAATTACACTTGTTGGAACGCTTATACACAGAAAATATCAAACAACAGAGATATTCTTATTAAGATTAAGCACACCTATTACAGTAATCGGAGATGCTGAAGATAGCCCAACTGAAACAAATGTACAGGAAATTCAATTAATGGGAAATGCGACACTTTCTTTATTCAATAAAGATGTTTTAGGAAAAAGGGTACAAATTACTGGTGAGTTATTTCATTCGCACACAGGACATCATTACACTCAAGTTTTAATTTTGGCTTCAAATATAAATTTTTTAAATTAA
- a CDS encoding ATP-binding protein, producing MRKDYEAIEIENEKLEFKFLEQKMKEIVGIEELNLDILKTLNLYENKKFTIAAELFADNNNRKFSGIDIVVLGENIAGKNRNRILFRKNIEKKSILEQYFEVISIFERGYEYEEIEGAECIKKEKISKEAFKESVASAIVHRLWDINANIKIIMSNDKIEIILPGNLSSGMSEDEYMRGYASTLTNPIIANIFYRLGIIEKFGIGIKKIKYEYRENIVKPSFETHKNSIRITLPMIKTVLSNLVNREVKVFEILKKYEKLSRKEIEYLSGYSKSKVIRSVNGLIEKSIVEQVGKGRSVKYKLKK from the coding sequence ATGAGAAAAGATTATGAGGCAATTGAAATAGAAAATGAGAAATTAGAGTTTAAATTTTTAGAACAGAAAATGAAAGAAATAGTAGGAATAGAAGAACTAAATTTAGATATATTAAAAACATTGAATTTATATGAAAATAAGAAATTTACTATAGCTGCTGAACTTTTCGCAGACAATAATAATAGAAAATTTTCTGGAATCGATATAGTAGTTTTAGGTGAGAATATAGCAGGGAAAAATAGAAATAGGATATTGTTTAGGAAAAATATTGAAAAAAAATCAATACTTGAACAATATTTTGAAGTTATCAGTATATTTGAAAGAGGTTATGAATATGAAGAGATAGAAGGTGCTGAGTGTATAAAAAAAGAAAAAATTTCAAAAGAGGCTTTCAAGGAATCTGTTGCAAGTGCGATAGTTCATAGATTGTGGGATATAAATGCAAATATAAAAATAATAATGTCAAATGATAAAATAGAGATTATATTACCAGGAAATTTATCATCAGGAATGTCTGAAGATGAATATATGAGAGGATATGCCTCAACTTTGACAAATCCCATAATAGCAAATATTTTTTATCGGCTAGGAATAATTGAAAAATTTGGAATAGGAATAAAAAAAATAAAATATGAATATCGGGAAAATATTGTAAAGCCATCTTTTGAGACACATAAAAATAGCATAAGGATAACTTTGCCAATGATTAAAACAGTTCTAAGTAATTTAGTTAATAGGGAAGTAAAAGTTTTTGAAATTCTTAAAAAATATGAAAAATTAAGTAGGAAAGAAATCGAATATTTAAGTGGATATAGCAAATCAAAAGTCATAAGATCAGTAAATGGCTTAATTGAAAAAAGTATTGTTGAACAAGTGGGAAAAGGACGTTCAGTGAAATATAAGTTGAAAAAATGA
- a CDS encoding cupin domain-containing protein, translated as MKNYSIGIADGARTEFHQTLGLTGAEVSFNSLPAGVSVPFVHSHKENEEIYIITEGKGTLTIDGEVVKIKKGNVIKISPNGKRQFAAADDEGISYVCVQVKENSLTSYTENDAIIY; from the coding sequence ATGAAAAATTATTCAATAGGAATTGCGGATGGAGCAAGAACAGAATTCCATCAAACATTAGGATTAACAGGAGCGGAAGTAAGTTTTAACAGTTTACCTGCAGGTGTAAGCGTACCATTTGTTCATTCACATAAAGAAAATGAGGAAATATATATAATTACAGAGGGTAAAGGTACTCTGACAATTGATGGTGAAGTTGTTAAAATAAAAAAAGGAAATGTAATTAAAATATCCCCTAATGGTAAAAGACAATTTGCAGCTGCAGATGATGAAGGTATCAGCTATGTATGTGTTCAAGTAAAAGAAAATTCATTAACTTCATATACTGAAAATGATGCCATTATATATTAA
- a CDS encoding winged helix-turn-helix transcriptional regulator yields the protein MRKIYTECPVEYTASMIANKWKILILRDLLTGIKRYNELTKSIVGISAKVLTENLRQLESDGIVVRKVYPVVPPKVEYSLTKKGSELKPIFDLMNEYGNKYKKK from the coding sequence ATGAGAAAAATATATACAGAATGTCCAGTTGAATATACTGCTTCAATGATAGCTAATAAATGGAAAATACTAATATTGAGGGATTTATTAACTGGTATAAAAAGATATAATGAATTAACAAAATCTATAGTCGGAATCAGTGCAAAAGTTTTAACTGAAAATTTAAGACAACTTGAAAGTGATGGAATAGTTGTAAGAAAAGTATATCCAGTTGTTCCACCAAAAGTAGAATATTCTCTTACAAAGAAAGGTAGTGAACTAAAACCTATTTTTGATTTAATGAACGAATATGGAAATAAATATAAGAAAAAATAA